The genomic DNA AAGGTGTGGAGTCTCTCTGAGATGGTTGAATTAAACACTAGTTCTGTGTACtttaaagacacatttacaTGTTTCATGGATTAACAGTAACGCAGGTAAGTTTAATGACCTGTACTTGTATGTACTAATCTCAGTTTCCTCTGTTTGTAGTTTTCTCTATTTATAGTTCATTTAATCAGATGACAGTTGCCTCATACGAAAGTGTTATATTTTAATTGTACATTTATCATGACTGTATGTGTCAACAACATGTCTTAATAAAGTCATTGATTGtattaacattgttttttttttccttctagaCCAAAagattatcattatttttaaagataaaatctGTTGCTTGGATGAAGCAATGCTCAGCAAATGCATATTTTTTGGAActgcaagcaaaaaaaaaaaattattttcttgTCAAAGCCagagaatgaaataaacagtttatttaaaatggaCAACTGACCTCGACTTTTCAGCTGctgtggtttattttgtttgaagaCGAAGAACTCGACACAATGTAACAACCTTCATTCCCTTCATTGAATACAGCGGAACAGTGACATCATGCAGAAGTGTGAAACTAAACTGTGCCTGTCAGTCTACATTATCACCTTCGTGACTGGTTTACCTACCAACATCCTGGCCTTTCACACTTTCATTCAAAAGGTCAGGAAAAAACCCACGCCGATCGACATCCTCCTCCTCAACCTCACCTTCTCCGACCTGCTCTTCCTCGTCTTTCTCCCCTTTAAGATGCAGGAGGTCGCCAACGACATGATGTGGACAATGCCTTACGAACTGTGTCCGCTGTCCGGTTTCGTCTTCTACATGACCATCTACAACAGCACTTTTTTCTTGACGGCAGTTAGCGTGGAACGCTATCTGGGAGTAGCTTTCCCCCTCCAGCACTCTATGAAACGACGGCCCGTGTACGCCGTGATGGCGAGCATCTTCATTTGGCTGTTGTCTTTCCTTCACCTGAGCATCGTCTGTATCATGCCCTATTACAACCCTCCAGAGTACAACAGCACAGCGCCTCCCATACTGAGGAACGTCTGTTACGAGTCCTTCAGCCCGGCTCAGTTGGAAATCCTCCTCCCGGTACGTCTGGAGCTCTGCATAGTCCTCTTCTGCATCCCCCTCCTGATCTGCAGCTTCTGTTACATCAATTTCATTCGCATCCTGTCCCGCCTGCCCAACATCGGACGCCGGAGGCGCCTGCGAGCCATCGGCCTGGCTCTGGGAACGCTCTTGGTCTTCGCTCTTTGTTTTGGGCCCTACAACGCTTCTCATGTCGTGGGCTTTATCAATAAAGATAGCCCTGACTGGAGGGACAAAGCCTTATTATTGAGCACTTTCAACGCTTGCCTGGACCCCCTCATCTTTTACCTGTCTTCGGCCGCGGTCAGGAGCGCGCTGGGTACGGTTGTACGAGGCATCTGGAGCAAGCTACACCTCAGCGACTTTCGCCGGTTCTGCCGGCATCTGAGGGCCGAACCtcacaaaactaaaaatgaaGCTTTTCCAACAGCAGGAGAAAACAACACCCTTTGAGAGGGATACAAAAGAGTACAGGGAATGATagcaaatatttgtattttcatgtGTTCTTATCCTATCTTTGCTCGTCAATATCTGTACACTTCCTGGCAAGATTAGGAAAAAGGGCAAAGTGAAAGGCTCCTATCACTAGCATCAAATGGAAGCTGAATGTTGTTGTGTGAATGTCTAACGCACCGGTGAAAAACagcatgtgtgtacacagcCTGCgctgcatttgtttgtctgcCTACAGAAGACACGATTGCGAATTTACACATAATTATGTTTTGCATTGACTTTGTTCAGCCtgaacagcaaacacagaatGATGTATCTGGCAGGAGGGTGGATTATCCAGAACACCTTGTTAGATCCGGCGCTCAATAAAACTGTGAGCTGATGTACACTCCAACGATGCCAAACACAGCGAAGAGTGTGACAGAGTTCAGAGAATATGGACAGATATTGAAGTAGATTGTTCAGCGTTGTGATAACCGGACTCATTTCCCAGGCAATACTGAGGTGAATAGAGATGCTTAAGTCGCTCATCTGTTTGTCAATACTTGTCCATATTAATATTTGGTCCTCACAATCGTTCTATGACAACGGTAAATGTTAACTATCAATGCAGCtttgatttgagagagagagtgtgtgtgtgtgtgtgtgtgtgtataagcacacaaaactcaaacacaaccaaTATTTCTGCTCTTGCTTCCTCTGATTTCTTTCACAGACGAGTATGCCAGgaaattacaaaacaactgaGTACACATCGAACTTCCTCaacaaatgaatgcaaaaaaaaaaaaatactgtcgGACGTCATAATACAGTTTACAAGAAACAACCGATTACTCTACTGTTCCATTATGTCATCCAGATATTTAATAAGAAAGAATTtactatttattcatttttagcCTTCAGTGTCGGTATACTttgtgttgacttttttttttttattagatgtgtctgctttttttttttttttttatagctgcgtgtgttattgttgactatttcctcctcctcttttttttttttttttttggatttgtgtcaggctcattttctctgtgttcataaTCCTTCGAGAACCACGTTCCGCCTGGAATGTTTCCTCAGCTCTGTAGATTATTTATTAATCCATTCAATATTTAGACAGGGATATAGTGCCTGGTTAATAATCGTAGATCGTTCTCCCACATGTGTGCAGGGGGGGAGGAAATCGCACGCTGTGTTTAGTTTAGATGACACACTGAATGTAATGCAGCAAACAGCTTGCGTTTTAAGAGCCGTCACCTCCTCCGATGACGGGCTAACGTATCCACTAAGGAAAGAGGGTGTTCCTACcgtcctgtctcctctcctccatccccCGTCCTGCTGACATCATTGCCTGAGAATTCATCATCGCTGTTTTAAGATCTCTTGACATGCGGTTTACACAGCGTTGTGTACCGTGCCCTCATTTTAAATCAACCCGTTTACTTCGATTATGTTTTGATttggagtacacacacacacacctccacagaAGTCCACAAATATCCACATGACCTCCAAAGATCCAGAAAGAGAGTAAACCGTGGTGCAGATAACAGCATTAgaaagatgtatttttttttttcgagtaacacagtgatataggattctgtttcttttctttacaacGATTGTATGAATAAACAAAGTGACGGAACAGCCATGTTTATGATTGGTGGTGAGTCTGTTTTTCTAGGAGCCTTAGTGCTGGATTTTCATGGAAATCTCACTCGATTATTGGATCTTCTCCAAAACGTGCAGGACAGACCTTTAAAAACAAGTGTTTTGCCTGTGAATATTTCAGAACATTCCGCGTGGCCATAAAGATGATTTATGGCAAGTGTAATACATTTCCCAGAAGTCTTGCATAACCGCACTTACCTGCCGTGATGAACGCCACAATAATTCCAGAGATGGTCCCGATTTTGACAACATTGAGACATCCGATAACTTCATCGAGTTCCACTTCTGTCAATAGTTACTATGGTTACTAAAGGATTATACCATTTGGTCATACACTATTTCAATAAAAGTACATGACAAGTTCAACCTTTGCTCTTAGGAAGTcacttgcaaaaaaaaccccccaaaaaaacaaaaacaacattaatggTTCTCCTCTTTAAATGGCCTGGgattttatttaataattttgGAGCAGAGGATGAAAGCAGAAGGTTGTGTAGGGTGAGCTGAGGGAGCTTGGTGTATTTGTTTTACTCACCCCAGGTAAAGGATGCTAACAGAGGCATATCTAACGCAGGATGACGGTCCACCACACACGTGTAGGTAATGTCTGTGCGCACCGATTCACGCAGGGGGAGAGACAACACACTGGTCAGCTGCTCCTCCTGACTGTGGTTGTCGGTTACATGGTGGCAATGATGAATATCATAACTCTGATAACTGTGGGAAGTCGTGGTGGCGGGCTCCGAGTTAGCTCTCGTGGGATTTGGAGTAACGCCACCGCGGCTAGTCTGTTCATCAAATGGCTTTAATGTGCAGCTGCTACCAAGGAGTATTTCTTTGTCCCCTGTGGTTGTCCGGGTCCAGCTGAGGCTTATGTCGTTTGGGTGGAAGCCCTTTGTAACACAGAGAAGTGCCCATCTCTCGACTTTAGGATCAGCAGGAACCTGAAGAAAGAGCTGCGGGGCGCTGGGCGCCGCTTACATCacaacacacgcagacacatacacacaaacacacacatacacacacgcacacacgcacacacgcacacacacacgcacacacacgcagacacatacacgcagacacacagacacatacacacatacacgcagacacatacacacagacacgcacacacagacacacacacacacacgcagacacacacacacacacgcagacacatacacgcagacacacacacacagacacacacacacacagacacatacacgcagacacacacacacacacacacacacgcagacacacacacacgcagacacacacacacacgcacgcgcagacacatacacacatacacacacacacgtacacacacacacacgcgcgcgcgcacatgtgtacacacacgcagacacacacacacacacacacacacacacacacacacacacatgcagacacacacacacacacacacgaaacacatgcagacacatacacacacacgcagacacacacacacaaacacgcgcacacacatgcagacacacgcaaacaagcacacacgcacacacacgcacgcacacacacacacacacacacacacacacacgcgcacacacgcacacacacgaacacatgcacacacacgcacacacacgaacacatgcacacacacacacacacacacacaggcacacacaaataaacacacacatgcacacacacacacgcacacacacacatgcagacacgcccacacacacacatatgtaaatatatatatatatatatatatatgtgtgtgtgtgtgtgtgtgtttgtatgtatgtatatgtatatacacacacagaggtcacacTATTGTTCCCCTATATCAAATAAAGcattgttatactgtatatacccaaaaaaacaaaaacaaaaacaaacagacaacaacaaaaaactgaacaCTGATATATGTCCAGATATCTACAACTACGTTCCGTGTACCATTTGTTTTCCTGCCCGTGTGAGGTCAGACAGGGCTGGCAGTGGCTTTAAAATTtgaacatttaatttttttttttaattttctgtctttctttctttttctctctttcttcattttacCAGTGAAATCCCTGCCGTGTACATCCATTAAAACCACTTGCAGAGAACTGTGCACTGCGATAAGGACCTTCCTCTAAAACACAATGTTTCACCTCTTACACAACTGGTCAACTGATGAGAACCACTTAGGGGCAATAGTCACCTGACCTTATTTGTACAAGCCAGAAcgagctttttcttttttttctctctctctctctcttttttgttgtagAAATGCTACAACtgctacattaaaaaaagaaagagagagagagagagaaacggaaaaACTGTTTGTAAAATTCACGGGAATACCCAGACTATAAGGTAATTGCAGAATGTCACGCAAGCAACTCCATCATCAGCTGAATTCATGCCCGTTTCGCGCATCTCGAATATGTGGCCATATGTGACCTCTCGCTTCCTCTTTGCTACGAATATCTCTTTGCTAATGTTAAACTAGATTATTATTGATGTGTCATGTGGTTGCTTGGAAGGAATAaagacaataataatagtaagaagtgaaaataaaactggGAGAGCCAACAGCGTTCTATACGAGGTCAACGACCTTAGCGTAAACTGGGTGTAACCTGACTGGggccacgaaaaaaaaaaaatgctcatgtTCTCTCAGATTGGCTTTATTGTCACGTGGAATTAAACGTTTTGTCATTGTGCTGCAGCAAACTTTAATCTTAAGGATcgtttattttgaaaattaaaaaaagagtttaatAAAAATCTTTCACCTTATGATAACGGAATATGAGAATATTGTATTGGGTGGTAAGTAGTGCGATCACCGTTTCTCACCAAGGACAATCAGTTTGGTCTCATTCCCTGTCTGCGTCTCCCTCTGTGGAATCATGACCCGGCAGAAATACAGGCCGGCGTCCTCCACGGTCGCCGCGGCAATCACCAGAGAGCTTTTGTCTTCGGCCAGGTGTCGCCGTATACCAAGCTGAAGGTTGTCCACCCTGTCTCCTGGGTCTCGTCTTTTGGACCAGAGCACAGCATAGTTTGTGCTCTCCACCTTGACCGAGCAGGGCagaatgactctctctcccttcttcacAATGCGTGTGGTGGGGTACTGAGCACTGCTTGACCCTTTGAACGTCAttagcacaagcaaggagaaaTGCGTATGCGTTATCTTACAATCCAAATGTTTTAAATGGCATTTACTATTGCTATGGTCTGTCAATGAGCGTCAAATTGAACAGTTGTAAGAaatgtgtcttctttttttttttttttgacgctGACCAGCGAAACAGGCATGTTTCCAGGCATTCTAACTGACGTTTGTCTGAGCGCGAGAGAGAATTTATGAACACACCTGATGTTACGGCCAACGGTAGAAGGTAGAACAGCACGACAACCTCTGGAAATCTGTTCTTCTTCATTCTCGATCTTTGGCGAATGAACCAGCCACCTGAGCCTGCCACTTGTCTTTTCCACGCGTGTTTGTCGAAACCCTCATTAATATATTGAGACACTATTTAGGTCGTGTTCTGGATAGGAGACGCAACGCTTCGCTGATTacgtgcgtgtttttttttttttgtgttcaggGGGGGTCTTGGCAGCGTCTTGTTTTCGCTGCGAGATTGAGCATCCGTAAAGACCGCAAATGTTGCACAGTGTGAAATGTCACACATGTGGTCGATTTCCAGCAATTAAGCATTCAGCAGATGTTTCTGATTATACCATCAAATTATACAAGCGGCACAACACAATAAAACTgctgatttgaaaaaaaaaagaaaaaagaaaaaaaaaaaaaaaccccagagacGGCCATTGTTCTGTGACTTCGTGGTGACATTTTGTTCGGTGGGGAAATGTTTGCTGGTTATGACTTGGCACTGTCTGCCTTGGATAATTCCCACCCTGAAAGAGGTATTAGGACTCATCTGTTGCTGGCAGACTTGAACTGGAAAAGGATCCTGTAGAATGACGTTTTGAAAGATCCAGGAATACTCTGCACTGAAGTGAAGGTCTTGACCTCTAAtaagcttcttctttttttttctttccttttttcacagctgtgaaatATGTACAATAGGTGATATAACATGTCAAATGTTGAATAAAGCCTGCGATTCTGTATTGAGAACTCTGAACCATGCCTTAAAATATTCAACATCCCCAGGTGATAactgaactttaaaaaaaacaaaaacaaacaaaaaaaagatttagaatGGAGGGCACGGTACAGGAAACCCGGCTCAGAGATGCAGAATCAGTCTTATAAATAGTGTCCGCCTTCAAAACCACAAGTGCACTTTAAACCTAAAAAACAATATAGAATGTGACGAGTGTGCATTTTTCTCTGCAGtcaaagcaacaaacaaacaaacaaacccaaacaactaaggacaacaaaacaaaacaaacaaaaacaaaacaaacaaacctctgCCACTGAACTAAAAGGATAAGTCAGATCAATCATGTTAAATAATTACtcctcagtttttcttttaaactatgaacatgaaataaatattgtCAGCAAACATGAAAATACATTAAAGCGGCTTATCCAGTTATTTCATCTTACGTTAAAcgttctataaaaaaaaaaaagctgctgaAATTTCCCAGGGCAGATGGTTACTCTGACCGCGTCAGATACATTGCCGTTTAGTTCTGTGTGGCTATTGAAAATATAAATCTGTCTggagcagacagaggcagataAAATGCTGTCCAATTCATTGAGGCGTTTGCTTATAAACTGCAAACGTgatgtgtcagaggagagatggtgtcaaacaggaaaaagaaaagctatCTAAAGAAACACGCTCTTGCTCCATCTTGCCCCTTTCCTTCTTTTGAACTTGAGTAACATTCAGTGAGTtagcaaagcaaagaaaaaaaaaaacaaaaaaaaaacaacatcagcaacaaataaaacaactacatcagaagaaaaacaacaacaaaaacacatacgcAGTGAAAAgttatgttaaaaacaaaattcagttttattttttttcccagttccatttaatatttttttaatattttttttttctcctcatcatgaatttttgaaaaaaagaaaagaatgcgcatacttacacacacacacacacacacatacacacatacacactcacacataagcacacacacacaagaaatgacagacagatcAGAAACCAAATGAATCAGAAAGACCATTATAGAGTCATTATAGCACAACACAGAACTGCTCAAGATGGAAGacaatgttcattttcttcttctttttttttttcttttgatgttgatgttttgttgatGATTTATATAAATTCAAcacttaggaaaaaaaaaaaaatcagtggtcTGAAATAGATTATTTCCCATCATGCCTGCCATGGAAAGGCCAgagaatatacacagacacagatgcacactcacacttacacacacttacacacacacacacacacacacacataccaacgcacacacacacacatttgcattcGCACTCACATGTACAGTATATTGTTAATACAGAGATACTGGAGTGGAGACCTGGAGCACACAGAGGTGACGGGGCACGCTGACACACAGGGATTTGTAATCTGATCTAAGAGCAGGGGACTGAAAATTGATGAGGGGGAtgcagagaggacaaagagggCAAAGCAGGAGAGATGGGCATGACTGACTAAGGGTTTCACGTGCCCATTCATCAAAGGGCATTAGCTACTGTTCTCCCTCATCAATCTGATCCCCACAGAGGCCTGTCCGGTGGCATCTGGCTCCCTTCAGTCAACGGTAAGCCCTGTCAACGGCCCGTAGCATGACACAGAAATACGCATACTCATTTTCAAAGTGTAACGCCATGCTAAGCTATTTTTACCCATTCTACTGACGGTATAGACGGTATAAACTCCAGCGGATGCGTAGGATACAGAACTGACGTTCGCGGCGATTAGGAGTGACGCCGCGCAGTTatgcacagtaaaaaaaaaaaaaaaaggctgagagGTTCTACTGTCACGAGGTACCAGTGTGTGGCACTCTTAAGTAATCCTCTCCagacactgaaacaaaaaactCTGGTGCTTAGTGAGCAGTTATCTCAGAATGGCGAGTCACTGACAAAGACACATCTGTTGCACTAGACTCAAGGACTGCAGAATGAGGTTGAGTGGCCtatcttttcccctctccctcaacTGTACTTCCTTTCCTACCTTGCtacttctatctatctatctatctatctatctatctatctatctatctatctatctatctgtctgtctgtctgtctgtctgtctctgtctgtctgtctgtctgtctaccttgTGTGTCTCGCAAACATTCCCTCAATACAGATACACTCATCTACATTCATTTTCAACAGTCAACAGGCATCGCAAGCCAGTCTTATTTctatacacaatacacagtgTCACCAGTAATTTTAGATCCTGTGGTTATCTCCCCACGATGCTTTCTCGGAAGGGAGTACTTTTGTATTTCTTAGAATTAAGACTCAAAGATACACAGTATCGATAAAGTACAGACACATGGTTGTGAGTATAGTGAATGCTTGCATCATCAACATAATATTATCTGATCCTAGCATGCAACACATTTAACCCTTTAGATGCCATTCTAAACATACAGagtttaattattttacattatatcTTATCCaaatttctctctatttctttgaTTATTTGAAGGGTGCAGTCCTTGGCTA from Chanos chanos chromosome 8, fChaCha1.1, whole genome shotgun sequence includes the following:
- the LOC115819701 gene encoding free fatty acid receptor 2 — protein: MQKCETKLCLSVYIITFVTGLPTNILAFHTFIQKVRKKPTPIDILLLNLTFSDLLFLVFLPFKMQEVANDMMWTMPYELCPLSGFVFYMTIYNSTFFLTAVSVERYLGVAFPLQHSMKRRPVYAVMASIFIWLLSFLHLSIVCIMPYYNPPEYNSTAPPILRNVCYESFSPAQLEILLPVRLELCIVLFCIPLLICSFCYINFIRILSRLPNIGRRRRLRAIGLALGTLLVFALCFGPYNASHVVGFINKDSPDWRDKALLLSTFNACLDPLIFYLSSAAVRSALGTVVRGIWSKLHLSDFRRFCRHLRAEPHKTKNEAFPTAGENNTL